In Nocardioides bizhenqiangii, the DNA window GCCGCGTCGTCGTACCCCTGGGAGATCGCGCGTGACGTCGCCCTGCTGATCGCCTCCCTCTACCTCGTCGTCGTCCGGCGGACCCGTCTCGCCGTCGACAACCTGCTCTTCCCGACCCGCGCCACCGGCGCCGAGGTCCCCGATCCCGACCCCGTCGAACAAGGAAGCTGAATGTCCTCGAAGTCGTCCAACACGTCCAAGGCCGCGGCCCGCACCGCCAAGGCAGCCGAGCTGCGGGCCGAGCAGGAGCGGGCCGAGAAGCGCCGCCGGCTGCTCATGATCGGTGGCGTCGTCGCGCTCTTCGTCCTGATCGTCGGCGGCGCCATCGTGGTGACCGTCCTCAGCAAGGAGGACGTCGAGGCGCCCGCAGCTGGTGAGAGCGAGTACGGCGTCACCATCGGAGATCCCGAGGCTCCGCACGACGTCGTGGTCTACGAGGACTTCCTCTGTTCGCACTGCGCGAAGTTCGAGGAAGCGTCGCACCAGGAGCTTGCCGACCTCGCAGCGGAGGGCAAGGTCTTCGTCGAGTACCGGCCGTTCAACCTGCTCGGTGACAACACCCTTCCCAATGCGTTCGCCGTGGTGTTGGACGAGTCCGGAGCGGAGGTCGCCAAGGAGTTCCACGACCTGTTGTACGCGAACTACGCGGACCACGCAGAGGCGCTCCCGGACGCCGACGAGCTCGTCGACCTGGCCGTCGAGGCGGGTGCTGACGCCGACGCCGTCCGTCCAGGCATCGAGGACCTCGCGCGCGCCGGCTGGGTCGAGGA includes these proteins:
- a CDS encoding DsbA family protein, whose product is MSSKSSNTSKAAARTAKAAELRAEQERAEKRRRLLMIGGVVALFVLIVGGAIVVTVLSKEDVEAPAAGESEYGVTIGDPEAPHDVVVYEDFLCSHCAKFEEASHQELADLAAEGKVFVEYRPFNLLGDNTLPNAFAVVLDESGAEVAKEFHDLLYANYADHAEALPDADELVDLAVEAGADADAVRPGIEDLARAGWVEEATEEAADAGVSSTPTVVLDGEVVSDWSSEQDLADKVIEAVE